One window of Selenomonas ruminantium subsp. lactilytica TAM6421 genomic DNA carries:
- a CDS encoding tyrosine-type recombinase/integrase: protein MMDYTEFLEEVRKTRRESTWKSYCMALEKFPEGTEEEIIDYIDKSPHQGSTKKANLRILRLALDYNGALTKGIKRIIKSYRPDESLQECPTDKQVEKIWDHLKSFREKAMFSLMAYMGFRVGEVRNLNLNDITENGMIIIRKSKGHRPDIMPMVHKRVYESLRSYLHERRNTDNQALFTGPHGRLSLGYIKNMFINEFKSNDLPQFHCHSLRRYFANSMYNNGVSLLDMQDNMRHKSPETTKRYLNLGQQNRIDAMRKTWGDNVSKMFA, encoded by the coding sequence ATGATGGATTACACAGAATTCCTAGAAGAAGTACGAAAAACGCGCCGGGAATCAACCTGGAAAAGCTATTGCATGGCCTTGGAAAAGTTTCCGGAAGGAACCGAAGAAGAAATCATTGATTACATTGATAAGTCACCGCATCAGGGCAGCACTAAGAAGGCCAATTTGCGTATCCTGCGTTTGGCCCTGGATTACAACGGGGCTTTAACCAAAGGAATCAAGCGCATTATCAAGTCATACCGTCCGGATGAATCCTTGCAGGAATGTCCCACGGATAAGCAGGTTGAAAAGATCTGGGACCATCTTAAATCCTTCCGCGAAAAGGCAATGTTCTCCCTCATGGCTTATATGGGCTTTCGTGTTGGCGAAGTCCGGAACCTGAATCTCAATGACATTACGGAAAATGGCATGATTATCATCCGTAAATCCAAAGGTCATCGCCCGGACATTATGCCGATGGTCCACAAGCGGGTATATGAATCACTTAGATCCTACCTGCATGAGCGTCGAAACACAGATAACCAGGCATTATTTACCGGTCCCCATGGCAGGTTATCCCTGGGATATATTAAGAATATGTTTATCAATGAATTCAAGAGTAATGACCTCCCACAATTCCACTGTCATTCCCTCCGGAGATACTTCGCAAACTCCATGTATAACAATGGCGTATCCTTGTTAGATATGCAGGACAACATGAGACATAAATCCCCGGAAACCACGAAACGCTATTTGAACCTTGGTCAGCAGAATCGTATCGACGCGATGCGGAAAACCTGGGGCGACAATGTTTCAAAAATGTTTGCATAA
- a CDS encoding phage portal protein: MSWMPRDNKRKSVLPKNPTVRQLRNFSRDPIVRKAITIVQDSLARQPYTIDVIGGRGKKIREIAAVQNCIEHPNLVDSRSSFTKRLLDDAMVLDAMCAEVAKARSTKHPVYLYPVDGSTIQMVVPYDYTDDNAVRYMQQQEDGMKYFTAKDIAYMQRSYFTYQPYGLSPIMMAYQYVRFYLDSIEQANEKATNATAEFLISLGEGINSEQREKFIEYMKNDIEGTGRIPVVAGSKSVETKQIKAINSDGLYLQWLEKLTQIVGVAFGIPPEKLGLVIANDRSTGEDQENAMTQELIKPYAAMMEDLYNNYVIANMGLGGVLKFRYIFEDSEMQKSVKSKRVVDEYYKGVLTENEVRRIMGYEESTSDYANMTYPEKTANINVDLGIAGGFNGNGNIKDTTNTEGGDSNEKDKD; the protein is encoded by the coding sequence ATGAGTTGGATGCCACGGGATAATAAGCGCAAGTCAGTGCTCCCGAAAAATCCCACGGTAAGGCAGTTACGGAATTTCAGTCGTGATCCAATCGTGCGGAAGGCGATAACCATTGTCCAGGATTCCTTGGCCCGGCAGCCGTATACCATTGATGTGATTGGTGGCCGGGGAAAGAAAATCCGGGAGATTGCAGCGGTACAGAATTGCATTGAGCATCCTAATCTTGTGGATAGCCGTAGTTCGTTCACGAAGCGGCTTTTGGATGATGCCATGGTGCTTGACGCTATGTGCGCAGAGGTGGCCAAGGCGCGGTCCACGAAGCACCCTGTATACCTTTATCCGGTGGATGGTTCGACGATTCAGATGGTGGTTCCATACGATTACACGGACGATAACGCAGTACGGTATATGCAGCAGCAGGAAGATGGCATGAAGTATTTCACGGCCAAGGACATTGCTTATATGCAGCGGTCCTACTTCACATATCAGCCCTATGGCTTATCTCCGATTATGATGGCTTACCAGTATGTGAGATTTTACCTGGACTCCATTGAGCAGGCCAACGAGAAGGCCACCAACGCTACGGCAGAGTTCTTGATTTCCCTGGGTGAAGGAATCAACTCCGAACAACGAGAGAAATTCATCGAATACATGAAGAACGATATCGAAGGCACTGGACGTATCCCGGTTGTGGCCGGTTCCAAGTCTGTGGAAACCAAGCAGATCAAGGCAATCAACAGTGATGGCCTGTATTTGCAGTGGCTTGAAAAGTTGACGCAGATTGTCGGTGTGGCCTTTGGCATCCCACCGGAAAAACTTGGTCTGGTCATTGCAAATGACAGGAGCACCGGTGAGGACCAGGAAAACGCTATGACACAGGAACTCATTAAGCCCTATGCAGCGATGATGGAGGACCTGTATAACAACTATGTGATTGCCAACATGGGCCTTGGCGGTGTACTGAAATTCCGATATATCTTCGAGGATTCTGAAATGCAGAAATCCGTAAAATCCAAGCGTGTGGTGGATGAATACTACAAGGGAGTGCTTACGGAAAACGAAGTCCGCAGAATCATGGGCTACGAGGAAAGCACCTCTGATTATGCCAATATGACCTACCCGGAGAAAACGGCGAATATCAATGTTGACCTTGGTATTGCTGGTGGATTCAATGGGAACGGAAATATAAAGGATACTACTAATACAGAAGGGGGTGATAGCAACGAAAAAGACAAAGATTGA
- a CDS encoding Bro-N domain-containing protein, with protein MRWYVANDVCEALDIHNSRDAVSRLDADERRMITMDTPGGPQKMNAVSLPGIYRLIFSSRKGTAKEYQRWVTHDVLPLVSQDSRHEIAVDSVGKQLDDLKDLLMQSGVVKPFVNPRYTFDNLMSRYIGAVPGNRPRDFYDAIGEWFGITVPYSSAINITVKEWLLEHVPMEVMTEFVVGIESKTIIRSQTGRWVSLNGVFGNTVEWERIKKEFGHKCAYCGKEHVALIPEHLVPQSVMAKVSPERVDLIENIVPACTDCNGAKGLIPLSDWYPKHPGYTKARLRKIQEHFRKYHLK; from the coding sequence TTGCGGTGGTACGTCGCAAATGACGTATGCGAGGCCCTGGATATCCATAATAGTCGCGATGCGGTTTCCCGGTTAGATGCCGATGAACGCAGGATGATAACCATGGATACGCCTGGTGGCCCCCAGAAGATGAACGCAGTAAGCCTTCCTGGTATTTACCGGTTGATTTTCAGCAGCCGGAAGGGAACGGCCAAGGAATACCAACGGTGGGTAACGCATGATGTGCTTCCGCTGGTGTCCCAGGATAGCCGACATGAGATTGCCGTGGATAGCGTTGGTAAACAGTTGGATGACCTAAAGGATTTGCTTATGCAATCTGGAGTGGTCAAGCCCTTTGTAAATCCGCGTTATACCTTTGATAATCTCATGTCTCGGTATATCGGTGCGGTTCCTGGCAACAGACCGAGGGATTTCTATGATGCCATTGGTGAGTGGTTTGGAATTACAGTTCCATATTCTTCGGCAATCAATATCACGGTCAAGGAATGGCTTTTGGAGCATGTGCCTATGGAGGTAATGACAGAGTTCGTGGTTGGTATTGAGTCCAAAACGATTATCCGGAGTCAGACCGGGCGGTGGGTGTCCCTCAATGGTGTCTTTGGTAATACTGTGGAATGGGAACGGATTAAAAAGGAGTTCGGTCATAAATGTGCTTATTGCGGTAAAGAGCATGTGGCTCTTATCCCGGAGCACCTGGTTCCTCAATCGGTGATGGCCAAGGTGTCCCCGGAACGAGTTGACCTCATAGAGAACATTGTCCCGGCTTGTACTGATTGCAACGGAGCCAAGGGGCTTATCCCATTATCAGATTGGTATCCGAAGCATCCAGGCTATACCAAGGCTCGGTTACGGAAAATCCAAGAGCATTTCCGTAAATACCATTTAAAGTAA
- a CDS encoding RusA family crossover junction endodeoxyribonuclease — protein MTDVLKVVLPPVPSINALYFTTKFGKRIRTKKAKEWFAAAEEIIAGAMEDQGWETTEGTKVVIDIMTYWPDARKRDVDNQGKAIFDALEHAGVFDNDRWALPRYIDFDIDRQNPRVECVIRRYDEERDGWKHE, from the coding sequence TTGACCGATGTCCTAAAAGTGGTACTACCTCCGGTTCCCTCCATTAACGCCCTGTACTTTACGACGAAGTTTGGCAAGAGAATCCGCACGAAAAAGGCGAAAGAGTGGTTCGCTGCTGCGGAGGAAATCATTGCCGGGGCCATGGAGGACCAGGGGTGGGAAACCACTGAAGGAACTAAGGTGGTCATCGACATTATGACATATTGGCCGGATGCCAGGAAGCGTGATGTTGATAACCAAGGAAAGGCGATTTTTGACGCCTTGGAACACGCAGGAGTATTCGATAATGACCGATGGGCTTTACCACGGTACATTGATTTCGATATTGACCGGCAGAATCCGAGGGTAGAATGTGTTATTCGTCGGTATGACGAAGAAAGGGACGGTTGGAAACATGAGTAA
- a CDS encoding dUTP diphosphatase — MINIKVKEIRPGSLPERHGDWIDLKAGMTVKYNKGDFLMIPLGVAMKLPQEYEGHLLPRSSTFKKYKILLVNSTGIIDNAYCGNGDEWQFPALAMEDGVIKKGDRIAQFRVVPVMKSVKFSIREDLGSKDRGGFGSTGV, encoded by the coding sequence ATGATTAACATTAAGGTAAAAGAGATTCGCCCCGGTTCCCTGCCGGAACGCCATGGTGATTGGATTGATTTAAAAGCCGGTATGACCGTGAAATATAACAAAGGGGATTTCCTGATGATTCCCCTGGGCGTGGCCATGAAGTTGCCGCAGGAGTACGAAGGTCACCTGCTTCCCCGCAGTTCTACGTTTAAGAAGTACAAGATTCTCCTGGTTAATTCCACGGGTATCATCGATAATGCTTATTGTGGCAACGGCGATGAATGGCAGTTCCCGGCTCTGGCCATGGAGGACGGAGTTATCAAAAAGGGAGACCGCATCGCGCAGTTCCGTGTCGTACCGGTGATGAAGTCAGTTAAATTCAGTATTCGCGAGGACCTTGGCAGCAAGGACCGTGGCGGCTTTGGGAGTACCGGAGTTTGA
- a CDS encoding HNH endonuclease, whose product MKKIPLSGKRGENLFTLVDDDIYEKYSSVVWHVNGQSDRPYCINDKLGLLHRVIMGAQVGMMVDHINHNTLDNRRENLRLVSAKENAWNSKKTDSRDCTSKFKGVTRDRFGHWCVMFWKDNKAYTKDSYPTELEAAVKYNEWAKKFYGEYACLNEFTEKEKQAIKILPFIPCNEYRMTRSPYHGVSYNTKKKRWGWRFFYKGKMYYDQYCDSPEDARDKLIKFLSTFDGEPRIKKYYPRQEK is encoded by the coding sequence ATGAAAAAAATTCCTTTGTCTGGTAAGCGTGGGGAAAACCTTTTTACTTTGGTAGATGATGATATCTATGAAAAGTATTCGTCGGTAGTATGGCATGTTAATGGCCAATCTGACCGCCCTTATTGCATCAACGATAAGCTAGGGCTACTTCATAGAGTTATTATGGGAGCCCAGGTCGGTATGATGGTAGACCATATTAACCATAATACCTTAGATAATCGCAGAGAAAATCTCCGGCTTGTATCGGCAAAGGAAAACGCGTGGAACTCTAAAAAGACTGATTCCCGTGATTGTACCTCTAAGTTCAAGGGCGTAACCCGTGACCGCTTTGGTCATTGGTGTGTGATGTTTTGGAAGGATAACAAAGCCTATACAAAGGATTCATACCCTACAGAGCTTGAGGCTGCGGTTAAGTATAATGAGTGGGCAAAGAAATTCTATGGAGAGTATGCTTGCCTTAACGAATTTACAGAGAAGGAAAAGCAGGCAATAAAGATCTTGCCTTTTATCCCCTGTAATGAATACAGAATGACTAGGAGCCCTTATCACGGCGTTTCTTATAACACTAAGAAGAAGCGTTGGGGGTGGAGATTCTTCTATAAAGGCAAGATGTACTATGACCAATACTGTGATTCGCCAGAGGATGCGCGGGACAAGCTGATAAAATTCTTGTCTACATTCGATGGAGAGCCGAGGATTAAGAAGTATTATCCGCGGCAGGAGAAGTGA
- a CDS encoding DUF3310 domain-containing protein — MRFKKGDYVRIRSWEEMKKEYGVGEDGEVDIPQCSFTEGMKDYCGEIREVSVADDRDDTYQMKGIDFYWFPEDSLVPAKKQRELRKGDKVLVRSWDSMKEEFGTDDDGDIDTVPCFATSMRRYCGEEMTVSDAGISFVNLEGASGYCFSPKHVTLIEPSENTGLASDQEHYKASAMQPLEVMQTFFTPEQFKGFLLGNFVKYTMRAMHKGQAESDHDKAKQYLYWYSLVKNDADYRISPETDVPDDDFTGEGAFA, encoded by the coding sequence ATGCGTTTTAAAAAAGGTGACTATGTTCGTATTCGTTCCTGGGAAGAAATGAAAAAGGAATATGGAGTAGGCGAAGATGGAGAGGTTGATATTCCCCAGTGTTCTTTCACAGAGGGAATGAAAGATTACTGTGGGGAAATCCGAGAAGTATCCGTGGCCGATGACCGTGATGATACTTACCAGATGAAAGGGATTGACTTCTATTGGTTCCCGGAAGATTCCTTGGTTCCTGCGAAAAAGCAGCGGGAGTTACGAAAGGGCGATAAGGTCCTGGTTCGTTCCTGGGATTCCATGAAAGAAGAATTTGGCACTGACGATGATGGCGATATTGATACAGTTCCTTGTTTCGCAACGAGCATGAGACGGTATTGTGGAGAAGAAATGACGGTATCTGATGCTGGAATTAGCTTCGTTAACCTTGAAGGAGCATCCGGCTACTGTTTTAGCCCGAAGCATGTCACTTTGATTGAGCCGAGCGAAAACACGGGGCTGGCAAGTGACCAAGAGCATTATAAGGCGTCCGCTATGCAGCCTCTTGAAGTAATGCAGACGTTCTTTACTCCGGAGCAGTTCAAAGGCTTCCTGCTTGGTAATTTCGTCAAGTATACCATGAGAGCGATGCACAAGGGCCAGGCCGAGTCTGACCACGATAAGGCAAAGCAGTACCTCTATTGGTATTCCCTGGTTAAGAACGATGCTGACTATCGTATCTCTCCGGAAACCGATGTGCCGGACGATGACTTTACCGGCGAGGGTGCATTTGCATGA
- a CDS encoding adenosylcobalamin-dependent ribonucleoside-diphosphate reductase, translating to MWYDNEVSMGIMERKYLHEGEKPEQFIGRVASIFSDELKPKAKKVLENADFLPAGRTLFGAGYKGKRKVSMSNCYVLPTPKDNIESIFDTAKKIARISSYGGGCGLAIDNLRPKGAPVNNSAMTSTGAVSFLNIFDVTGGTIGQNGRRAALMVGLRCDHPDIEEFLRIKQDGSKLSSMNISIKFTNEFMEAVEKNQPFQLVYDSPETGHIEKTIDARSFFHEFCETQWDWGDPGAIFIDRVRNFNLLSGYLEYKIDVSNPCAEFFGNGGNSCNLGSINVYNAIKDKFTDHATIDKTHLRMITDTAVRMLDEILDYGYDMQPLDLNRETIADWRSIGLGVFGLADAFVAMGIRYGSEESRAVASDIMDIIMEQALLTSASLAAKKGAFRKFDLEKTMASPVIKAYPEAHDLIKKYGLRNGTLLSIAPTGTISLFAGGFTGGIEPMYKIAYQRTSHSMEDSGKTFTVYARGVADLLKFHGLEGISPEEAKKKFPFLIESHEVPPMERVAFQGILQDYVDNAISSTVNLPNSATVEEIEEIYMAAWKQGLKGITVFRDGCKRGNILGVSDKPEETETPDYDTIEPKESRREVKVVNGSTVREQTSCVSSMYVTTNKTDDGHVFEVFTNPSGGCKSNINTITRLISLALRSGVKVSKIIDELRANKCPACQVLRRQGKDVSLSCSNAIADAMELSMKRELTSAPAELPTEEPPEDDGLRECPECHKHTLRPEAKCWTCDNCGYNACE from the coding sequence ATGTGGTATGACAATGAAGTTTCCATGGGCATCATGGAACGAAAGTATCTGCATGAAGGCGAGAAACCGGAGCAGTTCATTGGCCGCGTGGCATCTATCTTTAGCGATGAATTAAAGCCGAAAGCCAAGAAGGTCCTGGAAAACGCAGATTTTCTCCCGGCTGGCCGCACGTTATTCGGTGCTGGTTACAAGGGTAAGCGTAAGGTTAGCATGAGTAATTGTTATGTGCTGCCCACACCGAAGGATAACATCGAATCCATCTTTGATACGGCCAAGAAGATTGCCCGCATTAGCTCCTATGGTGGTGGCTGCGGGTTGGCCATTGATAACCTGCGCCCAAAAGGAGCGCCGGTGAATAACAGTGCGATGACCTCCACCGGGGCCGTGTCCTTCCTGAATATCTTTGATGTGACCGGCGGAACCATTGGCCAGAATGGTCGCAGAGCAGCGCTTATGGTTGGCCTGCGGTGTGACCACCCGGACATCGAAGAATTCCTGCGAATCAAGCAGGACGGCTCTAAGTTATCTTCTATGAATATTTCCATCAAGTTCACCAATGAATTTATGGAAGCCGTGGAAAAGAATCAGCCGTTCCAGTTGGTCTATGATAGTCCGGAAACGGGCCACATTGAGAAAACCATTGATGCGCGTTCCTTCTTCCATGAGTTCTGTGAAACGCAATGGGATTGGGGCGATCCTGGGGCAATCTTCATTGACCGAGTAAGGAATTTCAATTTGCTCTCTGGTTATCTGGAGTACAAGATTGACGTATCGAATCCATGCGCGGAATTCTTTGGGAACGGCGGCAACTCTTGTAACCTTGGCTCTATCAATGTTTACAACGCCATCAAGGATAAATTCACGGATCATGCAACGATTGACAAAACACATCTTCGCATGATTACGGATACCGCAGTTCGTATGCTTGATGAAATCCTGGATTATGGTTATGATATGCAGCCTTTGGATTTAAACCGGGAAACCATCGCTGACTGGCGCAGCATTGGCCTGGGTGTGTTCGGCCTGGCAGATGCCTTTGTAGCTATGGGAATTCGTTATGGCTCCGAGGAATCTCGCGCGGTGGCTTCGGATATCATGGATATCATCATGGAACAGGCATTGCTGACTTCTGCTTCTCTGGCTGCCAAGAAAGGTGCGTTCCGCAAGTTTGACTTGGAGAAAACCATGGCATCACCGGTTATCAAGGCATATCCAGAAGCTCACGATTTGATTAAGAAATATGGCCTGCGTAACGGCACGCTGCTTTCCATTGCTCCTACCGGCACGATTTCTCTGTTCGCTGGTGGTTTTACTGGTGGCATCGAGCCGATGTATAAGATTGCTTATCAGAGGACTTCTCATAGCATGGAGGACAGTGGCAAGACCTTCACGGTATATGCCCGTGGCGTTGCTGACCTGCTGAAATTCCATGGCTTAGAAGGGATTTCCCCGGAGGAAGCCAAGAAGAAATTCCCCTTCCTCATTGAGTCCCATGAAGTACCGCCGATGGAGCGTGTGGCGTTCCAGGGGATCTTACAGGATTACGTTGATAATGCTATTTCCTCCACGGTAAACCTGCCGAATTCGGCCACGGTGGAAGAAATCGAGGAAATCTATATGGCAGCCTGGAAACAGGGCCTCAAAGGGATTACGGTGTTCCGCGATGGCTGCAAGCGAGGAAATATCCTGGGTGTCAGCGATAAGCCGGAGGAAACCGAAACTCCGGACTATGACACCATAGAGCCAAAGGAAAGTCGTAGAGAAGTCAAGGTTGTCAATGGTTCCACGGTACGGGAACAGACCTCTTGCGTAAGTTCCATGTATGTCACAACGAATAAGACCGATGATGGCCATGTATTCGAGGTATTCACGAATCCGTCCGGTGGGTGCAAGAGCAATATCAACACGATTACCCGGTTGATTTCCCTGGCCCTGCGTTCCGGCGTGAAGGTGTCGAAAATCATTGATGAACTTAGGGCCAATAAATGCCCGGCCTGCCAGGTCCTTCGTCGGCAGGGCAAAGATGTTTCCTTGTCTTGCAGCAATGCTATTGCCGATGCCATGGAATTATCCATGAAACGAGAGTTAACCAGTGCACCAGCGGAATTGCCCACCGAGGAACCGCCGGAGGACGATGGCCTGCGAGAGTGTCCGGAGTGCCATAAGCACACGCTTAGACCAGAGGCAAAGTGCTGGACCTGCGATAATTGCGGGTACAATGCTTGTGAATGA
- the terL gene encoding phage terminase large subunit, producing the protein MRDICAHDFKRFCEYYLADSFKSEWSEKFHLWLIHKVEDVILNHSDEETRNVVAAPRGHAKSTLISFAFVLWCVCYGYKRFIVIISATGPVAKQFIIDIRNELEFNERIKNDFGEMKNDDIWNSNEIYTRNKVFLTSKGAGAQMRGMKFNSTRPDLVILDDLETAEQVASPSQNASLKQWFNSDVMPMGCPTCSFFYIGTVLSYDALLYHMLNDGEYSSWVRKTFQAVIKFSDSPLWSEWENIMTDLTRGDHAYSDAMAFYRKHKEEMLAGTEVLWPNQRPDMYEHLMERRIASEEGFASEFQNDPQTENTRTFKTEWLENNRYVDCPEIKEVCIAIDPAIGGKRMNDFSAIIAVARCSDNYFYVLDADLKKRRPEEIIEDAKAIIAKYYPHNPKIVCETNQMQLFFSSTLQRELVQAGIYLDWIDVCHTNGDSKAARIESLVPHVRQGHIKFKAGQKILLSQLRNYPKGHDDGPDCLEMALKPLLETSVANFSFGSIDAGGSRMNMNKNRNRMANTPFGFFK; encoded by the coding sequence ATGCGTGACATTTGCGCCCATGATTTCAAGCGGTTCTGCGAGTATTATCTCGCAGATTCTTTCAAGTCAGAGTGGTCCGAGAAATTCCACCTTTGGCTGATCCATAAGGTAGAAGATGTAATCCTTAATCATAGCGATGAAGAAACCAGGAACGTTGTGGCTGCCCCGCGTGGCCATGCGAAGTCAACTCTGATTTCATTCGCGTTTGTACTCTGGTGTGTTTGCTATGGTTACAAGCGCTTCATCGTGATTATATCCGCGACGGGGCCGGTGGCAAAGCAATTCATCATTGATATTCGTAACGAATTGGAATTCAATGAGCGAATCAAAAATGATTTCGGTGAAATGAAGAATGATGATATCTGGAATTCCAACGAAATCTACACGAGAAACAAAGTATTTCTCACGTCGAAAGGCGCAGGAGCACAGATGCGCGGCATGAAATTTAATAGTACGCGCCCGGATCTGGTAATCCTAGACGATTTAGAAACGGCGGAGCAGGTGGCTAGTCCATCGCAGAACGCCTCACTAAAACAGTGGTTCAATTCTGATGTGATGCCTATGGGGTGTCCAACGTGTTCCTTCTTTTACATTGGTACAGTGCTTTCATATGATGCGCTGCTTTATCATATGCTGAATGATGGGGAGTATTCCTCCTGGGTGCGCAAGACGTTCCAGGCGGTCATTAAGTTTTCCGATAGTCCGCTATGGAGTGAATGGGAAAATATAATGACGGACTTAACCCGTGGTGACCATGCTTATTCAGATGCTATGGCCTTCTACCGGAAGCACAAGGAAGAAATGCTGGCCGGTACGGAAGTCCTTTGGCCGAACCAGCGCCCAGATATGTATGAGCATTTGATGGAGCGCAGGATAGCGTCCGAGGAAGGGTTTGCCAGCGAGTTCCAAAACGATCCACAGACCGAGAATACACGGACGTTCAAGACAGAGTGGTTGGAGAATAACCGCTACGTTGATTGTCCGGAAATCAAAGAGGTTTGCATTGCGATTGATCCGGCCATCGGTGGTAAGCGCATGAACGACTTTTCCGCTATTATCGCGGTGGCTCGGTGTTCTGACAATTACTTCTATGTATTGGACGCTGACCTCAAAAAGCGGAGGCCGGAGGAAATCATAGAGGACGCAAAGGCGATAATCGCTAAGTATTATCCGCATAATCCGAAGATTGTCTGTGAAACGAACCAGATGCAGTTGTTTTTTTCTTCGACTTTGCAGCGTGAACTGGTGCAGGCAGGGATTTACCTTGACTGGATTGACGTATGCCATACCAATGGCGATAGCAAGGCTGCCCGTATCGAGAGCCTGGTTCCCCATGTTCGGCAGGGACATATCAAGTTTAAGGCCGGGCAGAAGATATTACTTAGTCAGCTTCGGAATTATCCAAAGGGCCATGATGACGGCCCTGATTGCTTAGAAATGGCATTGAAGCCATTGCTTGAAACATCGGTAGCAAATTTCTCCTTTGGCAGCATTGATGCCGGAGGAAGCAGAATGAATATGAATAAAAACAGGAACCGAATGGCAAATACGCCCTTCGGTTTTTTTAAATGA
- a CDS encoding sigma factor-like helix-turn-helix DNA-binding protein yields the protein MAVDYLRQLVEDYNAGRVTLGDTLNRLEFLDWSENKKPLPEDYMKVPRDPADVLVEHEREKGLEDALVELRKRLSEDNWNIIVMISKGLTYEEIGKHLGISQQAVSKHLKTIRKYAEGLDELLRRDSPVYEAGSPVVKVAYPMDAAMKNQRKCRIPAYLEEAFGDNETCCCYCEKCKYKP from the coding sequence ATGGCCGTTGATTATCTCCGTCAGCTTGTGGAAGATTACAACGCTGGCCGGGTAACTCTGGGCGATACTTTGAACCGCCTAGAGTTCCTGGATTGGAGCGAGAATAAAAAGCCTTTACCGGAAGATTACATGAAGGTTCCCAGAGATCCGGCGGATGTCCTGGTAGAGCACGAGAGGGAAAAGGGCCTTGAAGATGCCCTGGTTGAACTTCGGAAACGCCTCTCGGAAGATAACTGGAACATCATTGTGATGATTTCCAAGGGATTGACCTATGAGGAAATCGGGAAGCACCTGGGGATTTCGCAGCAGGCCGTGAGCAAGCATCTGAAAACGATTCGGAAATATGCCGAGGGATTAGACGAATTGCTTCGCCGGGATTCACCGGTATACGAGGCCGGAAGCCCGGTAGTAAAGGTGGCATATCCGATGGATGCAGCAATGAAGAATCAACGCAAATGCAGGATACCAGCGTACCTAGAGGAAGCCTTTGGGGACAATGAAACCTGCTGCTGCTATTGTGAAAAATGCAAATATAAACCATGA